A portion of the Edaphobacter lichenicola genome contains these proteins:
- a CDS encoding endonuclease III domain-containing protein, protein MRVTPLFPDTRLVEIHGRLLARYGQPEARDVWDPLKQFIYSLLSSRTKTEVSHDVVRHLEAKFERWEKLRDAPIPEIEDAIRAVTFPEQKAIHLKRALEQITQRCGTLSLDLLKSYRTDKVRSWLERFDGVGAKTSAAVVNFSTLRRRAICVDSHHLRVTQRLGLVSKSADARATEDRLMEMAPATWSAEMLDEHHTLIKTHGQQTCTFSEPKCRSCPLLDICPTGAKATNFRS, encoded by the coding sequence ATGCGAGTTACGCCGCTCTTCCCCGACACACGATTGGTCGAGATCCACGGCCGTCTTCTAGCTCGCTATGGCCAGCCTGAGGCGCGCGACGTTTGGGACCCGTTGAAGCAGTTCATCTATTCACTGCTTTCGTCTCGAACCAAGACAGAGGTGTCGCATGACGTGGTGCGACATCTTGAGGCAAAGTTCGAGCGTTGGGAAAAACTTCGAGACGCACCGATTCCGGAGATCGAAGATGCAATTCGCGCGGTTACTTTTCCAGAACAGAAGGCGATCCATCTCAAGCGGGCGCTCGAACAGATCACTCAACGGTGTGGCACGCTTTCGCTTGATCTTCTGAAGAGCTATCGAACAGATAAGGTCCGTTCCTGGCTGGAGCGCTTTGACGGCGTCGGTGCAAAGACAAGCGCTGCTGTCGTCAACTTCAGCACATTGCGACGACGTGCGATCTGTGTCGATAGCCACCACCTGCGCGTGACCCAGCGATTGGGCTTAGTCAGCAAGAGCGCGGATGCGCGCGCGACGGAAGATCGATTGATGGAGATGGCGCCCGCCACGTGGTCCGCTGAAATGCTCGACGAACACCACACCCTTATCAAGACTCATGGGCAACAGACTTGCACTTTTTCTGAGCCAAAGTGTCGCAGCTGCCCTCTTCTCGATATCTGCCCGACGGGAGCCAAAGCCACTAATTTCCGGAGTTAA